GAACTGAGCATGTATTTACCATGCATGGTGACAACTGTGAAGGATTTGCAGACTGGATCAGTGAAGAGATCGGTGTGAAAGCTTACGCTCCTGAGATTGGGGAACGTTTCAGTGTGTGATCATAATAATTCAATACTGAAAAATAGAAACGAATTTTCACATTTTACAGACATGAAGGATCAGGATAACTGATCTCCTTATTTCTCTGTTTTGTCTTTGACAATGCAGCTTTCAGATTATCTATTGCATCAATATGATCAGGGTCTATCTTTAGGACTCGGTTAAAACAGTCAACTGCATCTTCGTATTTTCCAAGACCAAAATAAGCAAGACCTTTTTTGTTCCACACAACTGCAAACTTGTTGTCAAGCTCGATCTCCTTGTGGACCTTGCTGTAACAGTCGATCGCTTCGTTGTGCATTCCCATCACGCCAAGAATATCGCCTTTGTTAACCCAGGCATTCTCATTTGACGGGTCAAGTCTTAGAATACGATTATAACATTTGATCGCAGCTTCATGGTTGCCGACGTTGAAAAGAATGACACCCATGTTGCACCAGACATCAACATCACTTTTGTTAAGGCGGACCGAGTTCTTAAAGCACACAAGTGCCTCTTCATCATGTCCAAGAAAAGAAAGTGCTATACCTTTATTGTTCCAGACCAGCGCAAGCGCTTCATTGCTCCATAGCTCCGGATCCAGATCATCATGATCAAGAATAAGTGAAAAATATTCTACTTTTTCTTCCGGATCTTCTGCATCAAACGCTAATTTGAACCATTCTTCCGGCGTATCAGAATCCATTCAACCAACCAACTCCAGAACTAGTTATAATACACTAACATAATATCTCATTTTCGGCAATATTGTTCTCTTTTTACTTTTCCTTAATGTGCATAACATATTAATTAAGTTATCGAAATTATTCGGAATTTTATGATGTGTATATTAACAAAATAATATAAAAAATAACGTAATATGCATATGAAGTATAAACCACGATTAGTTTATTCTCCATAGGTATTTTATGAGCAACCAGCCGAAGCTTTGCGAATATCATCAATATGCATCACTTTGTTAGCATCGATTCCCACAAGGCACATGCCTTTTTTGTCCATTGCCCACACATCACATTTCTCTTTGATATCATCCGGTATTTTTTCACCTGGCAGGTCTTTCGGGTCAATACTACATTTCTGAAGACCTGGATATTCATCAGGATTGAGCTCCATGACGGTGATTACCTTTTTCAGATCAGATAGCAATACTTCAATATCTTCGTGGTTCCAACTGCGTATCCGCTCACAGATCAAAGGAATTAATACTCTTGCGACGCCGGTATTGGCAAGTATCTTGTTAGAAAGGCACAGGGCTGCGTTGCCATATTTTACATCCTCGCTCGGTCCCCTGAAACAAAAGATTCCTTCACTGACCATTTTTTCAAGGTCAAGCGCAACTTCTGATGTGTAAATGGCCTTCTCTACTGTTTCAATATCAATGCCATATTCTTCGGCAATCCTTTTGATAGCTTTTTCAATAACAATCCCGTTATCTATCATTCTGACACATCCTGCCGGAACATTGATGCATGATCTTCAGAGCAATTCGTATTGTGATCATCTTTCCAGTTTCAGCATATCTTCAGGAGTATTAACGTTTACAAAACTTTTAAAGTCTCTGTCTATCGTCTTTATAACTTCGGCATCAAGAAAAATAACATCATTAAGGAACGATACCGGTGACAGGATACTTCTGCTACCTTCGCCAAGGGCATTTTCAATGGCTTCAAGCATGACATCTCTCTTATAAACCGCATGTAACGGTTCTTTTGTGCCATATTCACTTACCGGTATGAGTGCTTCATGTTCACCTACCATGTCAAACATCATATCAATTAATGTCCTGTTAAGGTATGGCATGTCACATGCCACAGTAAAAACATAATCACCTTCGGCTCTCTCAAAACCAGCAAGCATCCCTGCAAGAGGGCCAGCGTTTCTGATCCTGTCCGTTACTATCTTTCTTTCCTGAAGATAGGGGCTGAACTCTCTGACTTGCTCTTCATCCCGCAGGGAAACGATCACTTCATCTGACATATCATCCAAAACAGAAAGTGAGCGCTCCAGCAGAGTGCTATCTTCCAGCATCATCAGGGCTTTTTCCCTGCCATTCATCCGGGTGCCAAGTCCGCCTGCAAGCAGAAGCGATGTTCTCATCATACAAGTCCTCTTCTGCGTTCACTTCTGTATTCATCAAGAATGGACTGGAACTGTTCCTGTTCTTTCTCACGGCGGCGCTTTTCAGCTTCTTCTTCCCATATTTCAATGGCATCATCCAGAATATCGGGGTCAACTGAAGCCAGATCTCCTATACGATGCATCTGGATATTTTTCAATACCGGAACATTGTTATCATATAATGATTCAAGTGCAGCATGTGGCATGTCTTCAGTTATCAGCACAGCTTTAACTTTTGATTCGGCAAGCAGCGATGCTGTGATAGGCCCGCCGCCACTTGGGTCTTTGAGAAATACTACGTCGTTCTCTTTGATCCCATACAGTTCTTTAGTGTGCTGTATCGCTTCCCTTGTAAAAGCAGATATTACTTTAACAGGAAGTCCTTCACCCTTAACTTCCTTCTTGCGTATCTGTTTCAGGCGTTTGTTCTGCCTGCGCTGGTTCTTAAGATTCGTCCTGGTTTTTGCAAGTTCCTTATTGAGCCGGTCGAT
The sequence above is a segment of the uncultured Methanolobus sp. genome. Coding sequences within it:
- a CDS encoding tetratricopeptide repeat protein; its protein translation is MDSDTPEEWFKLAFDAEDPEEKVEYFSLILDHDDLDPELWSNEALALVWNNKGIALSFLGHDEEALVCFKNSVRLNKSDVDVWCNMGVILFNVGNHEAAIKCYNRILRLDPSNENAWVNKGDILGVMGMHNEAIDCYSKVHKEIELDNKFAVVWNKKGLAYFGLGKYEDAVDCFNRVLKIDPDHIDAIDNLKAALSKTKQRNKEISYPDPSCL
- a CDS encoding molybdenum cofactor guanylyltransferase; translated protein: MMRTSLLLAGGLGTRMNGREKALMMLEDSTLLERSLSVLDDMSDEVIVSLRDEEQVREFSPYLQERKIVTDRIRNAGPLAGMLAGFERAEGDYVFTVACDMPYLNRTLIDMMFDMVGEHEALIPVSEYGTKEPLHAVYKRDVMLEAIENALGEGSRSILSPVSFLNDVIFLDAEVIKTIDRDFKSFVNVNTPEDMLKLER